One segment of Alnus glutinosa chromosome 2, dhAlnGlut1.1, whole genome shotgun sequence DNA contains the following:
- the LOC133859297 gene encoding thaumatin-like protein 1 isoform X4 — MVLFKFYNMRSSRPSSPPYLFMFPSFIFIFISIQTSSCVGYEQFVNCNRPFCAISQTPHPILGPTVRQPQLVVPSRQLAESPQVSSQPIAPAPKPIVPSGDPGISGASIRIINSCNYTIWPGIRTRSVSALNSTGFKLSPGGTRTFQAPPNWIGTFWGRTGCTFDQNTGQGSCVTADCGSNQVECNGAEAKPPVTLAEFSIPQGSNAGQYFYDLSLVNGYNLPMVVDASGGSGPCMSTGCVIDLNRQCPNELRVEDGAACKSACEAFGSPEYCCNGTYNTPDTCKPSNYSKMFKAACPRAYSYAYDDATSTFTCTGADYTITFCPSSAR; from the exons ATGgtcttattcaaattttataacATGCGTTCAAGCAGACCATCGTCCCCTCCTTACCTGTTTATgttcccatccttcatcttcatcttcatctccaTACAAACTTCTTCTTGTGTTGGCTACGAGCAATTTGTTAACTGCAACAGACCGTTCTGCGCCATATCCCAAACCCCACATCCGATATTGGGGCCCACCGTGCGACAGCCGCAGTTGGTGGTGCCATCACGACAGTTAGCTGAGTCACCACAAG TTTCTTCACAGCCCATTGCGCCAGCACCAAAGCCCATTGTACCATCAGGAGACCCAG GTATATCAGGGGCTTCAATTAGGATAATAAACAGCTGTAACTATACAATATGGCCTGGAATTCGAACCAGGTCGGTTAGTGCCTTGAACAGCACTGGGTTCAAGCTCTCGCCGGGCGGAACTCGGACATTCCAGGCCCCACCCAACTGGATCGGGACATTCTGGGGCCGCACCGGTTGTACATTCGACCAGAACACCGGCCAAGGAAGCTGCGTCACCGCTGACTGTGGGTCCAACCAGGTCGAGTGCAACGGTGCCGAAGCGAAGCCGCCAGTGACACTTGCGGAGTTCTCAATCCCGCAGGGTAGTAATGCCGGACAGTATTTCTACGATTTGAGCCTTGTAAACGGGTACAATTTACCCATGGTTGTGGACGCTAGTGGCGGGTCGGGTCCATGCATGTCCACCGGGTGCGTAATCGACTTGAACCGGCAGTGCCCGAATGAGTTACGGGTCGAGGATGGCGCGGCGTGCAAGAGCGCGTGTGAGGCCTTTGGGAGCCCCGAGTACTGCTGCAATGGCACGTACAATACACCGGATACTTGTAAGCCGTCGAATTACTCGAAGATGTTCAAAGCAGCGTGTCCGAGAGCGTATAGCTACGCGTATGATGATGCCACGAGTACGTTTACGTGTACAGGGGCAGATTATACCATTACATTCTGCCCTTCATCGGCAAGGTAA